One genomic segment of Tubulanus polymorphus chromosome 4, tnTubPoly1.2, whole genome shotgun sequence includes these proteins:
- the LOC141903513 gene encoding uncharacterized protein LOC141903513 has translation MKSMIMILTKTVENGVNASVAQASQHIYAKVGVDDNLPNDKESIHQNGFGITSQTSPQSIKTIANAGVKTTVITTESTAINGNIPSIADKQTTPDDKVPDPDQPSVANNNMTVDTPVFKYKDTSELSASEKVTINDSSNSPESTELLEDKPLVSEQKPTLSLEVSDAKSDESTTNKPAEDICSIPLLCATSPAILDSSLPDDETTLQSTSSNTAGEITESSNTTAAQQLPPSLIKELQTTIESRNTKLPLNSSTTSTTTIEKLPPDQEVESKQPSVVSYDLQMKTPIGRIKEQAKKRTSTVRVSCLVGDEKPPSIVVPQGVYSTLLDYTLIKKLTHAAKQCWTTKSLVDCVNWDDLFLKDAYRRVRLFKSERGSYSKMGPRHSSCVYRAVCDGDPIVLKYFKKNDTKLRDILEEAVLLLYLQSTPTVPRMLGLVPLQPDDREDGYCEWALAMKDAGVPLRLVIAQEITRRRQNQATKYSLSNWVECMYRVCVLVDFVHRKKGVVMNNVNVDNMVVKDIEGKLIPILVDTGNAFPEGEREYAYKPRTADDAKKFGTDNPEVAPEIFMGGRADCRSDNYSIGEMLRKMKVYFEMDFDCIDRLIAGCCDAKPKRRLSTLSIANTLQELAIVLSDSGH, from the exons ATGAAGTCTATGATTATGATCTTAACGAAAACTGTAGAAAACGGAGTAAACGCTTCAGTCGCGCAGGCATCCCAACATATCTACGCCAAG GTTGGAGTTGATGATAATTTACCGAACGATAAAGAGTCGATTCATCAAAATGGATTTGGAATTACATCGCAAACATCACCTCAGTCTATCAAG acgATTGCAAATGCTGGCGTTAAAACAACGGTGATAACAACTGAGTCAACGGCGATTAATGGAAATATACCATCAATAGCCGACAAG CAAACTACGCCTGACGATAAGGTACCCGATCCGGATCAGCCTTCTGTTGCGAACAACAATATGACTGTAGATACTCCCGTATTCAAGTACAAGGACACATCGGAACTGTCAGCCTCGGAAAAG GTGACGATAAATGACTCGTCAAATTCGCCAGAATCGACGGAGTTACTCGAGGATAAGCCGCTCGTTTCTGAACAAAAACCGACACTTTCCCTGGAGGTTTCTGATGCTAAGTCCGATGAATCGACCACCAACAAACCAGCGGAAGATATCTGCTCGATTCCACTTCTATGTGCGACATCCCCTGCAATACTCGATAGTTCCCTCCCAGACGATGAGACAACGCTTCAATCAACTTCCTCAAATACTGCTGGCGAG ATAACGGAATCATCGAATACAACAGCAGCTCAACAGTTACCACCAAGTCTTATAAAAGAGTTACAAACTACAATTGAATCTAGAAATACAAAACTCCCGCTGAATTCATCAACGACATCAACAACGACAATAGAGAAA ttGCCACCTGATCAAGAAGTGGAAAGTAAGCAGCCTTCGGTGGTGAGCTACGATCTACAGATGAAAACGCCGATTGGACGGATTAAGGAACAAGCGAAAAAACGAACTTCAACCGTTCGAGTTTCGTGTCTGGTAGGTGACGAAAAGCCGCCATCTATCGTCGTACCGCAAGGCGTATACTCGACGCTTTTAGATTATACTCTAATCAAAAAACTTACTCATGCCGCGAAACAATGTTGGACAACAAAATCGCTGGTCGACTGCGTGAACTGGGACGATCTATTCCTGAAGGACGCGTACAGACGCGTGCGTTTGTTTAAAAGCGAACGCGGTAGTTATTCGAAAATGGGACCTCGACATTCGTCTTGCGTGTATCGTGCCGTGTGCGACGGCGATCCGATTGTGCTGAAATACTTCAAGAAAAACGACACGAAACTGCGCGATATTCTCGAAGAAGCCGTCTTGCTACTGTATTTACAATCTACTCCCACTGTGCCGCGAATGTTAGGCTTGGTGCCGCTTCAGCCAGACGACCGCGAGGACGGTTACTGCGAATGGGCTCTAGCTATGAAAGACGCCGGCGTGCCGTTAAGACTGGTAATAGCTCAGGAAATAACCAGACGCCGACAAAACCAAGCGACGAAATACTCTCTATCGAACTGGGTAGAGTGTATGTATCGAGTGTGCGTTTTGGTGGACTTCGTCCACAGGAAAAAAGGCGTCGTCATGAACAATGTAAACGTCGATAATATGGTCGTCAAAGACATCGAGGGGAAACTGATCCCGATTCTCGTCGATACGGGTAACGCGTTTCCCGAGGGCGAACGCGAGTACGCCTACAAACCGCGCACGGCAGACGATGCGAAGAAATTCGGCACCGATAATCCAGAAGTAGCGCCCGAGATATTCATGGGCGGTAGGGCGGATTGTCGCAGCGATAACTATTCGATCGGCGAAATGTTGCGCAAAATGAAAGTCTATTTCGAAATGGATTTCGACTGTATCGATAGGTTGATAGCCGGGTGCTGCGACGCGAAACCCAAACGACGACTGTCAACGCTGTCGATAGCGAACACGTTACAGGAATTAGCCATAGTGCTTAGCGATTCCGGACactga
- the LOC141904134 gene encoding glutathione S-transferase 1-like: MAPINFYMMHVSSPCRGVWMVLKELGLEFNLKYTDLMKNEHMTPEFLKMNPQHCIPTVDDNGFIMWESRAIMLYLAEKYSKNSNFYPKDNPEKIYQINRFLFFDMDKMYGKTGQYIYPKMLEGKELDPEKEKAMKQSYDLLDGYLEGKKYVTGDHMTVADLSIAASVMFSTLIDYDISGWKNVSRWLNTMKKLPYFEECNSGLDSFKQYMKSRKGVVAHH, encoded by the exons ATGGCACCAATTAATTTTTACATGATGCACGTCAGCTCCCCGTGTCGGGGAGTCTGGATGGTATTGAAAGAACTGGGATTGGAATTCAACTTGAAGTATACTGATctgatgaaaaatgaacacATGACCCCGGAATTTCTCAAG ATGAATCCTCAGCATTGCATCCCAACCGTTGATGACAATGGCTTCATTATGTGGGAAAG TCGAGCAATAATGTTGTATTTGGCTGAAAAATACAGTAAGAATAGCAACTTCTATCCGAAAGACAATCCCGAAAAAATCTACCAAATTAATAGATTCTTGTTTTTCGACATGGACAAAATGTACGGAAAGACAGGACAGTATATA TACCCGAAAATGTTGGAAGGCAAAGAGTTGGACCCGGAGAAAGAGAAAGCAATGAAGCAATCGTACGACCTGTTGGACGGGTATCTCGAAGGGAAGAAATACGTTACTGGCGATCATATGACTGTAGCCGATCTGAGCATCGCCGCGTCGGTTATGTTTTCTACCCTCATCGACTACGATATTTCCGGCTGGAAGAACGTTTCGCGTTGGTTGAATACGATGAAAAAGTTGCCGTATTTCGAAGAGTGCAACAGCGGCTTGGATTCGTTCAAACAGTACATGAAATCCCGCAAAGGAGTTGTGGCGCATCATTAA